In Poecilia reticulata strain Guanapo linkage group LG17, Guppy_female_1.0+MT, whole genome shotgun sequence, the following proteins share a genomic window:
- the pth1r gene encoding parathyroid hormone/parathyroid hormone-related peptide receptor — MHLFVSYMLRAVSIFVKDIVLYPGSALENMEGVTMEDFKSITEAPPASKTQFITCKVVVTLFMYFLATNYYWILVEGLYLHSLIFMTFFSDKKYLWGFTLIGWGVPAVIVTIWATVRATLADTECWDLSAGNLKWIYQVPILVAVVINFILFLNIIRVLATKLLETNAGRCDTRQQYRKLLKSTLVLMPLFGVHYIIFHAMPYTEVSGIPWLIQMHYEMLFNSFQGFLVAIIYCFCNGEVQAEIKKSWSRRTLALDFKRKARSGSNTYSYGPMVSHTSVTNVTARGPLAVHLTTRLGPVPXNGHRNLPGYVKNGSVSENSVPSSGQELHIPEEEQSAQTRPIVEEKPTPVVEEERETVM; from the exons ATGCACTTATTTGTGTCCTACATGCTACGAGCTGTAAGCATATTTGTGAAAGATATAGTTCTCTACCCTGGATCTGCTTTGGAGAATATGGAGGGAGTCACAATGGAGGACTTCAAGTCCATTACTGAAGCCCCACCTGCCAGCAAAACACAGTTT attACCTGCAAGGTGGTGGTGACCTTGTTCATGTACTTTCTGGCGACCAATTACTACTGGATTCTTGTGGAGGGTCTTTACCTGCACAGTctcatttttatgacttttttctcagacaaAAAGTATCTTTGGGGATTTACACTGATTGGATGGG GAGTACCAGCTGTGATTGTGACCATCTGGGCCACTGTGAGAGCCACGCTTGCTGACACAGA gtGTTGGGACTTAAGTGCAGGCAATTTGAAATGGATATATCAAGTGCCTATTTTGGTGGCGGTGGTG attaattttattttatttttgaacatcaTCAGAGTCTTGGCAACTAAACTACTAGAAACCAATGCTGGGAGATGTGACACCAGACAACAGTACAG AAAGCTCTTGAAGTCCACGCTGGTGCTGATGCCACTGTTCGGCGTCCACTACATTATATTTCATGCCATGCCGTACACAGAGGTCTCCGGGATACCATGGTTGATACAGATGCACTACGAGATGCTTTTCAACTCCTTccag gGTTTTTTAGTTGCAATCATATACTGTTTTTGCAATGGGGAG GTGCAAGCTGAGATCAAAAAGTCATGGAGCAGAAGAACCTTGGCCCTTGACTTCAAGAGAAAAGCTAGAAGCGGGAGTAATACTTACAGCTATGGACCAATGGTATCACACACCAGCGTAACCAATGTCACTGCCAGAGGACCCCTGGCCGTCCATCTCACCACAAGGCTAGGGCCRGTGCCTSTAAACGGCCACAGGAACCTTCCTGGGTATGTCAAGAACGGCTCAGTCTCAGAGAACTCTGTGCCTTCCTCAGGACAGGAACTTCACATACCTGARGAGGAGCAGTCCGCGCAAACACGGCCTATTGTGGAAGAGAAACCCACTCCTGTTgtagaggaggagagggagacgGTCATGTGA
- the tmie gene encoding transmembrane inner ear expressed protein, with translation MVGEQSGCPPQLLLWGWRTLLLSQCLSSVLSQVPDPELLPTPPPKKPDPVNSETVVFWGLRLWQVIGIFSVFVLAVVITLCCIFKCRIPRTKKEIEARHAQRLAAKKYANTLETVPPLNELTEIPGSAKPEEKTEVPTVSGKVDGEKGEKKSKEGKKDKSAKEGKGDDNEASTKKKGEKGEKXEKGEKGEKGASKKEGGEGKGKKSDKGEKDEKGGKGGAKGGGRKSQK, from the exons ATGGTCGGGGAACAGTCTGGATGCCCACCTCAGCTCCTCCTGTGGGGATGGAGAACGCTGCTGCTGTCTCAGTGCCTGTCCTCTGTGCTCTCCCAGGTCCCGGATCCTGAG CTTTTACCCACACCGCCCCCGAAGAAGCCGGACCCAGTTAACTCAGAAACTGTCGTTTTCTGGGGGCTGAGATTATGGCAGGTCATTGGAatcttttcagtgtttgtgttggCTGTTG TTATTACTCTGTGCTGTATTTTCAAATGCCGTATCCCACggacaaaaaaggaaattgagGCACGGCATGCACAAAGACTAGCTGCCAAAAAATATGCCAACACATTAGAGACAGTGCCACCGCTGAATGAGCTGACTGAGATCCCAGGAT CtgcaaaaccagaagaaaaaactgaggTTCCAACAGTGTCCGGGAAAGTGGATggtgaaaaaggagaaaagaagagcaaggagggaaagaaagacAAGAGTGCCAAAGAAGGGAAAGGGGATGACAATGAGGCTTCTACaaaaaagaagggggaaaaGGGAGAGAAGRGTGAAAAgggagaaaagggggaaaaaggaGCGTCCAAGAAAGAAGGTGGTGAAGGAAAAGGCAAGAAGAGYGACAAAGGAGAGAAGGATGAAAAAGGAGGCAAAGGAGGTGCTAAAGGGGGAGgcagaaaatcacaaaagtgA